One Maribacter cobaltidurans genomic window carries:
- a CDS encoding phosphoribosylpyrophosphate synthetase: MEKSYISLTEAINSLKDEGFTEDFNLCDAGVENKAKKKIHKAVDLNVVKYYRFEGQTNPDDSTILYAIETNTGEKGLLVDAYGVYAGNVSREMIEKLKLR, encoded by the coding sequence ATGGAAAAATCATATATATCCCTTACCGAGGCTATCAATAGCCTCAAGGACGAAGGTTTTACTGAAGATTTTAACCTTTGTGATGCCGGAGTAGAAAATAAGGCGAAGAAAAAAATCCATAAGGCCGTTGACCTCAATGTTGTTAAATATTATCGTTTCGAGGGGCAGACCAATCCGGATGATAGCACAATTCTATATGCAATTGAGACCAATACCGGGGAAAAGGGCCTTTTGGTGGATGCTTATGGAGTATATGCCGGAAACGTTTCTAGGGAAATGATTGAAAAACTAAAGCTTCGGTAA
- a CDS encoding thioredoxin family protein, giving the protein MARTPSNMLELGTKAPYFSLLDTVSGKKFKLDKLVGENGTVIMFICNHCPFVIHVNPKIVELANIYRPKGIHFIAISSNDVENYPQDAPHLMKLKAKEEGYTFPYLYDESQEVAKAYDAACTPDFYLFDSEKSLVYRGQLDSSRPDNGIPLTGEDLMGAMDALLLGTEINGHQKPSIGCNIKWKTQ; this is encoded by the coding sequence ATGGCAAGAACACCTAGTAATATGTTGGAACTGGGCACAAAGGCACCCTATTTTAGCCTTTTGGATACGGTTTCCGGAAAAAAATTCAAACTCGATAAACTTGTTGGGGAAAATGGGACCGTTATAATGTTCATTTGCAATCATTGCCCATTCGTTATACATGTAAATCCAAAAATTGTTGAATTGGCAAATATATATCGGCCCAAAGGCATCCACTTTATTGCCATCTCCAGTAACGATGTTGAGAATTACCCACAAGATGCACCACACCTAATGAAGTTAAAGGCAAAGGAAGAAGGATATACCTTTCCATATTTATATGATGAATCACAGGAAGTTGCCAAAGCTTACGATGCTGCCTGTACTCCGGACTTTTATTTATTCGATTCCGAAAAGTCATTAGTATATAGAGGACAATTGGATAGTTCACGCCCAGATAACGGGATTCCACTGACCGGGGAAGACCTTATGGGTGCCATGGATGCACTGTTATTGGGAACCGAAATAAACGGTCATCAAAAACCTAGTATTGGGTGTAACATAAAATGGAAAACCCAATAA
- a CDS encoding GNAT family N-acetyltransferase — protein sequence MNHKNDIQFQPLVPELYSVYIQIGKKSYNQHYRHLWPNGNTSTYIENSFTNAVLSKEEKDLNTKLYLVKLGVLYVGILKITLHKKVGQHKALEALYLDKIYILKEYSGNGIGRMCIEFVADLAKNLSKKAIYLESMKKGAALSFYLSHNFTVVASTKVPFEQVIETEKAMYLLMKKI from the coding sequence ATGAACCATAAAAATGACATTCAGTTTCAACCCTTGGTTCCAGAACTTTATTCCGTTTATATACAAATAGGTAAAAAGTCTTACAACCAACATTATAGGCATCTTTGGCCCAATGGGAATACCTCCACCTATATTGAAAATAGTTTTACCAATGCTGTATTATCCAAAGAGGAAAAGGACCTTAATACCAAACTTTACCTAGTGAAACTGGGAGTTTTATATGTTGGCATTTTAAAGATTACGTTGCACAAAAAGGTAGGACAACATAAAGCGCTTGAAGCACTATACTTGGATAAAATCTATATTTTAAAGGAATATTCCGGAAATGGAATTGGTAGAATGTGTATTGAATTTGTAGCTGACCTTGCCAAAAATCTTTCAAAAAAAGCCATTTATTTGGAATCTATGAAAAAGGGTGCTGCATTATCCTTTTACCTGTCCCATAACTTCACGGTCGTCGCCTCGACCAAGGTACCCTTTGAGCAAGTTATAGAAACCGAAAAGGCCATGTACTTACTGATGAAAAAAATATAA
- a CDS encoding YfiT family bacillithiol transferase — MEDLEKLRYPIGHFHRPEIITKEIREVWISDMESLPERLGSLVFKLNNEQLETRYRPGGWTVRQLVHHIADSHHHSYTRFKWALAEKTPLIKAYEEKDWSNLFDARTAPIELSINYLKALHSKMVYLLKGLGETDLKKSYLHPEGNTKVSVEENMGKYAWHGNHHLAHIRNLVENKGW, encoded by the coding sequence ATGGAAGATTTAGAAAAACTACGATATCCCATTGGACACTTTCACCGTCCTGAAATCATCACTAAGGAAATTAGGGAAGTATGGATAAGTGATATGGAATCGCTGCCTGAAAGACTAGGCTCACTAGTTTTTAAATTGAACAATGAACAATTGGAAACCCGATATAGACCGGGAGGTTGGACGGTTAGACAGTTGGTTCACCATATTGCCGATAGCCACCACCATAGCTATACACGCTTTAAATGGGCTCTTGCCGAAAAAACACCTTTAATCAAGGCCTACGAGGAAAAAGATTGGAGCAACCTTTTTGACGCTAGGACGGCTCCCATAGAACTGTCCATAAATTACTTAAAGGCCTTGCACTCCAAAATGGTTTATTTACTTAAGGGACTTGGCGAAACGGACTTAAAAAAAAGTTATCTGCATCCTGAAGGAAACACCAAAGTTAGCGTGGAAGAAAACATGGGTAAATATGCTTGGCATGGTAATCATCATTTGGCCCATATTAGAAATTTAGTGGAAAACAAAGGCTGGTAG
- a CDS encoding peroxiredoxin — translation MATIRLGDKAPDFTADSSMGTLNLYDYLGDSWGILFSHPADFTPVCTTELGTAANFKPEFDKRNVKMLALSVDGAASHNEWIKDINEVQNTTVNFPIIADEDKKVSDLYDMIHPNADNNLTVRSVFIIAPDKTVKLILTYPASTGRNFYELLRVVDSLQLTAYHKVATPANWEHGQDVVVSPAISTDDAQEMFKKGITEVKPYLRMTPDPTA, via the coding sequence ATGGCAACAATACGACTAGGTGATAAAGCACCGGATTTTACTGCAGACAGTTCAATGGGAACCCTTAACCTTTACGATTATCTTGGCGACAGTTGGGGAATTCTTTTCTCCCACCCTGCTGATTTTACACCGGTCTGTACCACGGAATTAGGTACGGCCGCAAACTTTAAGCCGGAATTTGACAAAAGAAATGTAAAAATGTTGGCTTTAAGTGTAGATGGCGCTGCTTCCCATAATGAATGGATAAAGGATATCAATGAGGTACAAAATACAACGGTCAATTTTCCTATTATCGCCGATGAGGACAAAAAAGTATCCGACCTGTACGACATGATCCATCCCAATGCGGACAATAATCTTACGGTACGTTCCGTATTTATAATTGCCCCGGACAAAACGGTAAAATTAATTCTTACCTATCCGGCATCAACAGGTAGGAATTTTTATGAGTTGTTAAGGGTAGTCGACTCCCTACAGTTAACAGCATATCACAAAGTAGCAACTCCGGCCAATTGGGAGCATGGACAAGACGTAGTTGTGAGTCCGGCGATATCCACAGATGATGCACAGGAAATGTTCAAAAAAGGAATTACAGAGGTTAAACCGTATTTAAGGATGACACCTGACCCAACGGCCTAA
- a CDS encoding cold-shock protein, with the protein MSKGTVKFFNDSKGYGFITEDGSNTDHFVHISGLIDEVREGDVVEFELQQGKKGLNAVNVKVLD; encoded by the coding sequence ATGAGTAAAGGAACAGTAAAATTCTTCAATGATTCCAAAGGTTATGGTTTCATTACTGAAGATGGTTCAAACACAGATCATTTTGTACACATTTCTGGCTTAATCGATGAAGTTCGAGAAGGTGATGTTGTAGAATTTGAACTACAACAAGGTAAAAAAGGATTGAACGCCGTTAATGTGAAAGTACTTGACTAG
- a CDS encoding peptidylprolyl isomerase, with translation MEDGLYAKFNTTKGEILVKLTYDKTPGTVGNFVALAEGKKKNKIKELGEPYYNGLKFHRVIPDFMIQGGCPLGTGTGDAGYKFDDEFHPELKHNEPGVLSMANAGPGTNGSQFFITHVPTPWLDGKHTVFGHVAAGQEVVDAISQGDTMDSVEIVRVGEEAKAWDAVKAFETFETSKEKRLAEAKAAQKAALDKISAGFNETESGLRYKMIQKGDGPKAEKGKKVSVHYEGALVDGQVFDSSYKRNSPIDFQLGVGQVIPGWDEGIGLLQVGDKARFVIPSDLAYGSAGAGGVIPPDATLIFDVELMKVG, from the coding sequence ATGGAAGACGGACTATACGCAAAATTCAATACCACAAAAGGTGAGATATTGGTAAAACTCACCTATGATAAAACTCCTGGGACAGTTGGAAATTTTGTGGCCTTGGCCGAAGGAAAAAAGAAAAACAAGATTAAGGAATTGGGGGAACCTTACTACAATGGTTTAAAGTTCCATAGGGTAATACCGGATTTTATGATTCAAGGTGGTTGTCCGCTTGGCACCGGAACGGGCGATGCCGGTTATAAGTTTGATGATGAGTTCCATCCTGAATTGAAACATAATGAGCCTGGAGTACTTTCCATGGCCAATGCCGGTCCAGGAACTAATGGGAGTCAGTTCTTCATAACGCATGTACCTACACCTTGGTTAGATGGCAAACATACCGTTTTTGGTCATGTTGCCGCTGGTCAGGAAGTGGTCGATGCTATTTCTCAGGGCGATACCATGGATTCCGTAGAAATTGTACGAGTTGGTGAAGAGGCCAAAGCTTGGGATGCTGTTAAAGCATTTGAGACTTTTGAAACTTCAAAGGAGAAGCGTTTGGCAGAGGCCAAAGCGGCACAAAAGGCTGCCTTGGATAAAATTTCTGCTGGCTTCAACGAAACGGAATCTGGTCTTAGATATAAAATGATTCAAAAAGGAGATGGACCCAAAGCTGAAAAAGGGAAAAAGGTTTCCGTTCATTATGAGGGAGCCTTGGTAGATGGACAGGTATTCGATTCTTCTTATAAAAGAAATTCACCTATAGATTTTCAATTGGGAGTTGGGCAAGTGATTCCTGGATGGGATGAAGGTATAGGTCTTTTACAAGTAGGGGACAAGGCACGTTTTGTAATCCCATCCGATTTGGCTTATGGTAGTGCAGGTGCTGGAGGTGTAATCCCTCCGGATGCCACACTTATTTTTGATGTGGAATTAATGAAAGTCGGATAG
- a CDS encoding M28 family peptidase, whose protein sequence is MKINYVVKRTIKLCIFCLFCVQIGLAQNSDQEQIRKIYDVALTKSKSYDWLNYLSNQIGGRLSGSIQAQQAVNYTKAELDSLGLDKVWLQPVMVPKWVRGIPEFAYFETSPGVTTNVPITALGGSVATPPNGVKSEVIEVQGIEELVTLGEAKIKGKIVFYNRPMDPTEINTFSAYSGCVDQRYAGAMEAAKYGAIGIIVRSMNLRLDDYPHTGSMSYGELKESEKIPAAAISTNAAELLSTSLKLNPSIKFYFKQNCKEFPDVESYNVVGEIKGSTHPEEIIVVGGHLDSWDLGDGSHDDGAGCVQSMDVLYILKKIGYKPKRTIRVVLFMNEENGLRGGTEYARVAAENNENHIFGLESDSGGFSPRGFTFDGPDSSFEKIKSWKDLFEPYLIHLFQKGGSGADIGPLKNDKITLAGLRPDSQRYFDHHHAENDTFEHVNKRELELGTATMASLVYLVDKYGLLP, encoded by the coding sequence ATGAAAATCAACTACGTAGTGAAAAGGACGATTAAACTGTGTATATTCTGTCTTTTTTGTGTTCAAATTGGATTAGCCCAAAATTCGGATCAAGAACAGATTAGAAAAATTTATGATGTTGCATTGACCAAGAGTAAGTCATATGATTGGTTAAATTATCTTTCCAATCAAATAGGGGGTCGCCTATCCGGTTCCATCCAAGCACAACAGGCAGTAAATTATACCAAAGCGGAACTGGATTCCCTTGGTCTGGATAAAGTCTGGCTGCAACCGGTAATGGTTCCCAAATGGGTCAGGGGAATACCGGAGTTCGCCTATTTTGAAACTTCTCCAGGAGTAACTACCAATGTCCCTATTACCGCACTTGGAGGGTCTGTTGCCACACCACCCAATGGAGTGAAGTCGGAAGTTATAGAGGTTCAAGGAATAGAAGAATTGGTTACTTTGGGCGAAGCAAAGATCAAAGGGAAAATTGTTTTTTATAATAGACCCATGGACCCTACTGAAATTAATACATTTTCCGCCTACTCTGGATGTGTGGATCAACGATATGCAGGTGCCATGGAGGCGGCAAAATATGGGGCTATCGGTATTATAGTAAGGTCAATGAACCTGAGATTGGATGATTACCCACATACAGGCTCTATGAGTTATGGGGAATTAAAGGAGAGCGAAAAAATCCCTGCTGCGGCAATTAGTACCAATGCTGCGGAATTATTGAGCACTTCGCTAAAACTGAATCCAAGTATTAAATTTTACTTTAAGCAGAATTGTAAAGAATTTCCGGATGTAGAATCTTATAACGTCGTTGGAGAAATAAAGGGAAGTACCCACCCCGAAGAGATTATAGTAGTAGGCGGACATTTGGATTCTTGGGATTTGGGGGACGGTTCACATGATGACGGCGCAGGTTGCGTGCAGAGTATGGATGTTCTATATATCTTGAAAAAAATAGGATATAAACCTAAAAGAACCATACGGGTCGTTTTATTCATGAACGAGGAAAATGGATTGCGTGGCGGGACGGAATATGCCCGTGTAGCGGCTGAAAACAATGAGAACCACATATTTGGATTGGAAAGTGATTCAGGTGGATTTTCGCCACGTGGATTCACCTTTGATGGGCCAGATTCAAGTTTCGAGAAAATTAAAAGTTGGAAAGATCTTTTTGAGCCCTACTTGATTCATCTGTTTCAAAAAGGAGGAAGCGGAGCCGATATCGGACCCTTGAAAAACGATAAAATAACCTTGGCAGGACTGCGCCCTGATTCTCAAAGGTATTTTGATCATCATCACGCCGAAAACGATACGTTTGAACACGTAAACAAAAGGGAACTGGAGCTTGGTACCGCAACGATGGCAAGTCTGGTCTATCTAGTGGATAAATACGGGCTACTTCCCTGA